From the Malus domestica chromosome 17, GDT2T_hap1 genome, one window contains:
- the LOC139193386 gene encoding uncharacterized protein: MTLYANNDAFMCKIFATTLQGEAQDWFHTLPPRLIQNFNKLSLVFTKEYSSYNSMKKKFDHLFNMKKDLKESLRTYIKRFKVEKAKIVGCDGSIACSAFRKRLLANHPFFRKLIMSENLSLANSYALAESTPYGMKKSAPRSRLSSRSKTRNRFRRR; this comes from the coding sequence ATGACCCTTTACGCCAACAATGACGCTTTCATGTGCAAGATCTTTGCCACGACGCTCCAAggtgaggcgcaagattggttccacaCGTTACCACCACGTTTAATTCAGAACTTCAACAAACTTTCCTTAGTTTTCACTAAGGAATATTCGTCCTACAACTCGATGAAAAAGAAGTTTGACCACCTTTTCAACATGAAGAAGGACCTGAAGGAGTCACTTCGCACTTACATCAAGAGATTCAAGGTGGAAAAGGCGAAGATTGTCGGATGCGATGGTAGCATCGCATGCTCAGCTTTTCGAAAGAGGCTCTTAGCAAATCACCCATTTTTCAGAAAATTGATTATGAGCGAGAACCTGTCCCTAGCAAACTCTTATGCTTTGGCAGAAAGCACTCCCTATGGGATGAAGAAAAGCGCTCCTAGAAGCCGCTTGAGCAGCCGCTCAAAGACGCGAAACCGATTCAGAAGAAGGTGA